One genomic segment of Esox lucius isolate fEsoLuc1 chromosome 15, fEsoLuc1.pri, whole genome shotgun sequence includes these proteins:
- the slc5a6b gene encoding solute carrier family 5 member 6, producing the protein MDPLAQMHFTTIDYVIFAVLLLASMGIGLYYALSGGRQRTTQEFLMADRSMSCLPLSLSLIATFQSAVAIVGVPAEVYNHGTQYWFIGCAYILGLLIPAHVFIPVFYRLHLTSAYQYLELRFNKAVRICGTVTFIFQTVVYMGVCVYTPALALNAVTGFDLWGAVLATGIVCTVYTTLGGLKAVIWTDVFQTLVMFAGQLVVIVVGVHQTGGVAEVWRKVWEGNRISGIDLNPDPTERYTFWTLGVGGVFMMLSLYGVNQAQVQRYLSSKTERNAVMSCYMVFPSLQLALALSCVMGLVMFARYCGEDHFHKLGVFSKNEMVLYFVMDMLQGLPGLSGLFIACLFSATLSTISSAFNSLATVTMEDLIKPQCPPMTETRATLLSKGLACLYGLLCLAMAYVTHLMSDSVLQAAFKIFGMIGGPLLGVFCLGLFFPQASSTGALVGLGSGLVMAFWVGIGSILTQTSGGPAAVSHFNCTTVQLSVNITAAIGTAVISTAGPTGTLSRPTGLQRFYSLSFMWYSALNSFTVVITGLIVSFLTGPMKEDDVTPGTLYPLLANMLFFVPDHLRQKLCCTTSLEHRTLIQEHPPVLYKESSGQDIYTEDSLLEERQSFLPTSHTSVVERETTL; encoded by the exons ATGGATCCTTTGGCACAAATGCACTTCACCACTATCGACTATGTCATATTTGCCGTCTTGCTGCTGGCATCCATGGGCATAGGACTGTACTATGCCCTGTCAGGGGGTCGACAGCGCACCACTCAGGAGTTCCTAATGGCAGACCGGAGCATGAGCtgccttcccctctctctctcactaatTGCTACATTTCAGTCAGCTGTAGCTATAGTGGGTGTGCCGGCAGAGGTCTATAACCATGGTACTCAGTACTGGTTCATAGGCTGTGCTTACATCCTGGGCCTACTCATTCCAGCACATGTTTTCATTCCTGTGTTCTACAGGCTGCATCTAACCAGCGCTTACCAG TATCTGGAACTGCGCTTCAACAAAGCAGTGCGTATCTGTGGAACAGTTACCTTCATCTTTCAGACG GTGGTCTACATGGGGGTTTGTGTTTATACTCCGGCACTAGCACTCAACGCAG TTACTGGCTTTGATTTGTGGGGTGCAGTACTGGCCACAGGAATTGTGTGTACAGTCTATACAACTTTG GGAGGCCTGAAGGCAGTGATCTGGACCGATGTCTTCCAGACCCTAGTCATGTTTGCTGGCCAGCTTGTTGTAATTGTGGTGGGGGTTCATCAGACTGGGGGGGTGGCTGAGGTCTGGAGGAAGGTCTGGGAGGGAAACCGCATCTCTGGCATAGA CCTGAACCCTGACCCTACGGAGAGGTACACATTCTGGACCctgggggtgggaggggtctTCATGATGCTCTCTCTGTACGGTGTCAACCAGGCCCAGGTACAGAGATACCTCAGCTCCAAGACCGAGAGGAATGCAGTCAT GTCTTGCTACATGGTGTTTCCGTCTCTGCAGCTAGCGCTAGCTCTGAGCTGCGTCATGGGCTTGGTTATGTTTGCACGGTACTGTGGGGAGGACCATTTCCACAAGCTGGGCGTCTTCTCCAAAAATGAA ATGGTGTTATACTTTGTGATGGACATGCTACAGGGTTTGCCTGGTCTGTCCGGGCTGTTTATTGCCTGCTTATTCAGTGCAACTCTCAG CACCATCTCGTCCGCCTTTAACTCTCTGGCCACAGTGACCATGGAGGACCTGATCAAACCACAGTGCCCACCCATGACAGAAACCAGGGCCACCCTACTCTCCAAGGGACTGG CATGTTTATATGGATTGCTGTGTCTGGCAATGGCGTATGTAACCCACCTGATGAGCGATTCGGTTTTGCAG GCTGCTTTCAAAATCTTTGGAATGATTGGTGGTCCTCTTCTTGGCGTCTTCTGTCTTGGATTGTTCTTTCCACAGGCTTCCTCGACA GGTGCCTTGGTGGGTTTGGGGTCAGGCCTGGTGATGGCCTTTTGGGTGGGCATCGGGAGCATCCTAACCCAGACCTCTGGAGGTCCTGCTGCTGTTTCCCATTTCAACTGTACTACTGTACAGCTCTCAGTTAACATCACCGCAGCCATAGGGACTGCAGTTATCAGTACTGCTGGGCCTACTGGAACATTGAG CCGACCAACAGGACTGCAGAGATTTTATTCCTTGTCCTTCATGTGGTACAGTGCTCTCAACTCTTTCACTGTGGTGATCACAGGGTTAATCGTTAGCTTTCTCACAG GTCCAATGAAAGAGGACGATGTGACCCCAGGCACTCTGTATCCATTGCTGGCCAACATGCTGTTCTTTGTACCAGATCATCTCAGACAGAAGCTGTGCTGCACCACATCACTGGAACACAGG ACACTCATCCAGGAACATCCACCTGTCCTATACAAGGAGAGCAGTGGTCAGGACATCTACACAGAAGACAGCTTGCttgaagagagacagagcttTCTTCCCACCTCCCACACATCTGTTGTGGAACGTGAGACAACTTTGTGA